Sequence from the Ascaphus truei isolate aAscTru1 chromosome 3, aAscTru1.hap1, whole genome shotgun sequence genome:
TATCAAATTAAACTCCAAGGTGATCTAAGATCAAACTCGGAGCACTGGACCTCTCAGATAAAAGCAACAGAGGCTACAAGAAGGGTGCAATCAATATAAGCACTGCATAGAAATCGTAACAAGTGCGTGCATAGCCTAAATATGTATGGCCATGTATGGTCCCGACATATCCAGTATTAGCTAAATGTATTTGTAATGCTCCTATATGTGAGGTATAGTCCCTAATATATAAACGGCAATGGACTGGCGGAGTGAAATGAACTGCCGTGTCCGGTATCTCCCACTGGCCCAGCTCAGTCTGATCAGCGGTTCTGACTGTCGGAGCTAAGCCACACGTCAGCTGAATAATAGGACATGTATGTTATGTGTCCTTCAGCCGTGTCCTCCCAGTAATATATTTCAGAGTATGTAATTACCTCATAGGACCGCGGGTAACGATCTACGCGGAGGAAACGGCGATGGCGGTAAATGTATACACACCGGCGAACGCTGCCCTCGCTTTAGCCTATGAGAAGGGAGACGAGGGCCAGGAGGGGGCGACggttgggaggagagagggatgggagcaGAGGGCTTGGCGTTTGAGTTGGCGGAGGGGGCGAGggttgggaggagagagggatgggaggagagagggatgggagcaGAGGGCTTGGCGTTTGAGTTGGCGGAGGGGGCGAGggttgggaggagagagggatgggtggagagagggatgggagcaGAGGGCTTGGCGTTTGAGTTGGAGGAGGGGGCGAGggttgggaggagagagggatgggagcaGAGGGCTTGGCGTTTGAATTGGCGGAGGGGGCGAGggttgggaggagagagggatgggaggagagagggatgggagcaGAGGGCTTGGCGTTTgagttggcggagggccatccaggatgatatagcataGGGACATTAATGATAGAGAAAGATCATTAGCTCATAGTTGGCATGAAGGGAGATGTGCAAACATGCAGCGTTCGGACAAGAGGGACGTGTGTGAGAAACAGGGAACGTTTATTATAGGGAAGGCAGAAAACCCGAGATTTGGTCATGTTTGGGGTTGGCTGGGAGAGAAGGtcgatgtctgtctgtgcctcaTTATAATACGGGGTCAGACCTGCACATTATCacattgtatattattatttgtagAGCACCAACTATGTTTGTAGCAGTAACAAACAacagcaaatggcgcacagccagggagccaggtggaataaaagtaaatgttctttatttcagtgcatgactgGTAACAAGAAAACCCCCCATGGGGACAAAAACGCACCTTGGGGGGTTTTCTTGTTACcagtcatgcactgaaataaaggacatttacttttattccacctggctccctggctgtgcgccatttgctgtTGTTTGTTGCTGTTCTCGGATTTatcttcatggctggcacgccacaacTACCTGCTTTGGAGTAcacaggagtgggtaagagacaTTATTTTTGACTTCAATAGTGGAGTACTTGGATGTTATAATTTCCcatagtgactcacaggtcatttcATACATATACCAACTCCTTAGATCCAACATTGGAGTTCTTATTTACTCATTATCCTATTGAATGGAGTGTCACTGGGTGGAGCACCCCATTTGTTTTTCTCATGTTTGTAGCATTGTACATAATCCCagaacagtgattcccaaccagggttccgggaaccctggggctccttgaagcagtctcaggggttcctcctacggaccacagaccctcccccccctgggggtgggtttttttggtatgtgttttgtagggtggattgagtgagagtggggttatTGACGGAAGGTAAGGACGAGTGAGattagagaggggggcaggagggagcaagtgaggaaaagagggagtaagagtgagacgcaagggataaatacatgcgaggcgggaggggggagaggaatacatggggagaggaatacatggggagagggtgggaaatagaggtggctcgtcaggtgtgaaatgttgtgactgacccctgtcaaaCCTAATAagtgtgtcagccagataggggttccccgagatttttagAAATACTTCAAAGGTTccaccaaacaaaaaaggttgggaatcactgtcccagagtgatgggaggtaggaTTCCTGTCCCAGAGAACTGACTGAGTAATCCGTTTACACTCCACTCCTTCTACCTGCTCCGTTCTTTCTCCTGGTTCCGGCTTGTGACTCTGCGGTTCCCTCTCTCCCAGGTTCTGCGTGGGGTGACGATGCTGAGCCCAGAGCAGGATGATTCAGACCAGCCATCTGCGCAGTCCGAGTCCGACTCCACGGGGAGCGAGGTGAAGGGGGGCAGCGTGTCAGAGGCGGAGGGAGAGGGCCGGGGAACACCGTGCCTCCCCATGCAGCTGAGCCGCGAGGAGAAGAGACGCAGGAGGCGGGCCACGGCCAAATACCGCTCAGCACATGCCACGAGGGAGCGCGTCCGCGTGGAGGCCTTTAACGTGGCATTTGCTGAGCTCCGCCACTTGCTGCCTACGCTGCCCCCCGACAAGAAGCTGTCCAAGATTGAAATCCTGCGGCTGGCTATCTGCTACATCTCCTACCTCAACCACGTGCTGGACGTCTAGCGGCCAGCGGGGAAGC
This genomic interval carries:
- the NHLH2 gene encoding helix-loop-helix protein 2, coding for MLSPEQDDSDQPSAQSESDSTGSEVKGGSVSEAEGEGRGTPCLPMQLSREEKRRRRRATAKYRSAHATRERVRVEAFNVAFAELRHLLPTLPPDKKLSKIEILRLAICYISYLNHVLDV